In the genome of Pyrobaculum islandicum DSM 4184, the window GCTGTTTATACCCATCTCCATAGCGATAGCGTCTATAATGGTGAGGATACCCGCCATCGCCATCAGCTGGTACACATGGGGCAAGATATCCCCTAGGGCCCACTCCATCGTCATGTGGATAATGGCCCTATCCGGCTTCGGCATTCCCTTCGGCTTCCGCGCCATATTCGCCGAGATCAACCATCCACAGGCCATCGGCTACTACCTCCAGACAGGGGCTAACCCCGGCTGGATGGCCTACGGCAACCCGCTCTTCTGGACGCTCTACCTACATACGGTGGCCGCCGTCATATCAACCGGAGGCTTCGTGGTGGCTAGCCTCATGGCGCTTGAGAAAGACCCCCGCGGCGTGAGGGTCGGCCTCACATTCGGCTTCGGCCTGCTCACAGCCCAGCTCCTATTCGGGCCACTGTATTGGCATTCTCTCGGCGTCTACTCGCCACTCCTCTACCAAGCGGTCAACTCCACCTTCCTGCCCATATTCGCCGTGAAGCTGGCCGCTGTGGTCGCCCTACTGGCGCTGGGATACACGGCGCTTAGGGCGGCTAAGGCCGGCTCCATCGCGCCACATGTGAAGTTCCTCGGCCCCCTAGCCCTCTTCGTGGTTGCGCTTGGCGAGATACTCAACGACGGCGCCCGCTACCCCAACCTCGTGATCGTGGGCGACAAGGGCCTCCCCGCCGACCTCTTCGCCAACTTCTACATGGACATCCCGATGCCCGCCGTCAACATGATACTGGCGTTTCTAGTTCTGTCAATAGTGGTGTTCACCACCGCCGCCTTCTACGCCCTATATAGGAAGTTCCTCGCTGAGGTGCCGGAGACTGAGTAATTTTAAACTCGTCTATTTTTTCATGGGTCTCAACGCGATCCTATCTATGGGTGTTGAGGAGGTTAATAAGTTTATATACTCTGCCGAGCCTATTATGGCGTTTCTCGGTTATAGACTTGTGGAGCTTTCAGAGGGACGCGCCTGTGCCGAGTTTAATATGTCGCCAAA includes:
- a CDS encoding cytochrome ubiquinol oxidase subunit I, encoding MNEAVFVGFVGLGLSVTLHIIFTAMTLGAGLIAALYRWIAYKNNDVWAELFARKAFKVLIVSELFSGVWGTIITVFLAGFFTAVTTLATNTLFIPISIAIASIMVRIPAIAISWYTWGKISPRAHSIVMWIMALSGFGIPFGFRAIFAEINHPQAIGYYLQTGANPGWMAYGNPLFWTLYLHTVAAVISTGGFVVASLMALEKDPRGVRVGLTFGFGLLTAQLLFGPLYWHSLGVYSPLLYQAVNSTFLPIFAVKLAAVVALLALGYTALRAAKAGSIAPHVKFLGPLALFVVALGEILNDGARYPNLVIVGDKGLPADLFANFYMDIPMPAVNMILAFLVLSIVVFTTAAFYALYRKFLAEVPETE